A DNA window from Micromonospora sp. NBC_01739 contains the following coding sequences:
- a CDS encoding restriction endonuclease subunit S gives MVEFFAGSSLPEGEPYGGQDGGYFLLKVSDMNLPGNEVTITHAKEWSTSPGARSATCPAGSIVIPKRGGAIATNKKRLITRPSVLDPNLMAAWPHPDVVDLRFLHQWFLTFDLASIASGSSIPQLNKRDLSPLPFPLPPIEEQHRIAEVLDRADELRAKRREALAQLDDLALGIFLETFGSPDTNPQGWPLIRLADVLAIPLRNGISPATRGEVEAEVLTLSSITGRRFDPMAKKTSTFLAPHSATQVVHPSDFLICRGNGNLGLVGRGFFPSEAMPDTAFPDTIIAARVERVCCTDR, from the coding sequence GTGGTGGAATTCTTTGCCGGCAGCAGCCTCCCGGAAGGGGAGCCGTACGGAGGCCAGGACGGAGGATATTTTCTTCTAAAGGTCTCGGACATGAATCTTCCGGGCAATGAAGTCACCATTACGCACGCCAAAGAGTGGAGCACGTCTCCAGGTGCGAGATCCGCCACCTGTCCAGCAGGAAGCATAGTGATTCCAAAGCGAGGCGGAGCAATTGCAACCAACAAAAAACGGTTAATTACTAGACCTTCGGTGCTGGACCCCAACCTGATGGCGGCATGGCCCCACCCCGATGTGGTTGACCTGAGGTTCCTGCATCAGTGGTTCTTGACATTTGATCTCGCGTCGATTGCGAGCGGGAGCTCGATTCCGCAACTGAACAAACGAGACCTTTCCCCGCTACCTTTTCCCCTACCCCCAATCGAAGAGCAGCACAGGATTGCAGAGGTGTTGGATCGGGCGGACGAGCTGCGCGCCAAGCGCCGCGAAGCCCTCGCCCAACTCGACGACTTGGCCTTGGGCATCTTCCTTGAGACGTTTGGTTCGCCCGATACGAATCCGCAGGGCTGGCCGTTGATCAGGCTCGCGGACGTGTTGGCCATTCCCCTTCGGAACGGCATCTCGCCGGCCACTCGCGGTGAGGTCGAGGCGGAGGTACTCACTCTGTCGAGCATCACGGGGCGACGGTTCGACCCTATGGCGAAGAAGACGTCGACCTTCCTCGCGCCACATTCGGCTACCCAGGTCGTACATCCGTCCGATTTTCTCATTTGTCGGGGTAACGGCAACCTCGGCCTTGTCGGTCGAGGTTTCTTTCCCTCGGAAGCGATGCCGGACACAGCCTTCCCAGACACGATTATCGCCGCGAGGGTCGAAAGGGTCTGCTGCACCGATAGGTGA
- a CDS encoding IS3 family transposase (programmed frameshift): MPKPYPREFRDDVVRVARDRDPGVTVEQIAKDFGVHPMTLFKWLRQADIDEGVKPGVSSSDSAELREARKRIKLLEQENEVLRRAAAYLSQANLPKRLYPLVNELAADGIPVAVTCRVLNIARQPYYRWLARPVTDAELAEAYRADALFDAHRDDPEFGYRFLADEARAAGRPMTERTAWKICSGMGWWSVYSRKRRRGKGGRPGPPVHDDLVKRDFTASGPNQLWLADITEHRTGEGKLYLCAIKDMWSNRIVGYSIDSTMKSRLAVTALHNAAARRGDLAGCVLHTDRGSQFRSRKFVRALHRHQMLGSMGRVGAAGDNAAMESFFGLLQNNVLDRRSWATREQLRIAIVTWIERTYHRRRRQRSLSRLTPIEYETIMTPPASQAA, translated from the exons GTGCCCAAGCCCTACCCCCGAGAGTTCCGTGACGACGTCGTGCGGGTTGCTCGTGACCGTGACCCGGGCGTGACGGTGGAGCAGATCGCGAAGGACTTCGGGGTCCATCCGATGACGTTGTTCAAGTGGCTGCGCCAGGCCGACATCGACGAGGGCGTCAAGCCGGGTGTGAGCAGCAGCGATTCGGCCGAGCTGCGGGAGGCCCGTAAGCGGATCAAGCTCCTCGAACAGGAGAACGAGGTCCTGCGCCGGGCGGCGGCCTACTTGTCGCAGGCGAACCTGCCG AAAAGGCTCTACCCGCTCGTGAACGAGCTGGCCGCCGACGGGATCCCCGTGGCGGTGACGTGCCGGGTACTGAACATCGCTCGACAGCCCTACTACCGGTGGCTTGCCCGCCCGGTCACCGACGCCGAACTGGCCGAGGCATACCGGGCGGACGCGTTGTTCGACGCCCATCGTGATGACCCGGAGTTCGGCTATCGGTTCCTGGCCGATGAAGCCCGCGCTGCCGGACGACCGATGACCGAGCGCACCGCGTGGAAGATCTGCTCCGGCATGGGCTGGTGGAGCGTGTACAGCCGCAAGCGGCGGCGGGGCAAGGGCGGCAGGCCGGGCCCACCGGTGCACGACGACCTCGTGAAGCGTGACTTCACCGCCAGCGGCCCGAACCAGCTCTGGTTGGCGGACATCACCGAACACCGCACCGGTGAGGGCAAGCTCTACCTGTGCGCGATCAAGGACATGTGGTCGAACCGGATCGTCGGCTACTCCATCGACTCGACAATGAAGTCGCGGCTGGCCGTGACCGCCCTGCACAACGCCGCCGCCCGCCGCGGTGACCTGGCCGGCTGCGTGCTGCACACCGACCGCGGGTCGCAGTTTCGCAGCCGGAAGTTCGTCCGCGCCCTCCACCGCCACCAGATGCTCGGGTCGATGGGCAGAGTCGGCGCCGCCGGCGACAACGCCGCCATGGAATCGTTCTTCGGCCTGCTGCAGAACAACGTCCTCGACCGGCGATCATGGGCCACCCGCGAGCAACTACGGATCGCGATCGTGACCTGGATCGAACGGACCTACCACCGCCGCCGACGCCAACGATCCCTGTCCCGGTTGACCCCCATCGAGTACGAGACCATCATGACCCCACCGGCCAGTCAGGCCGCGTGA
- a CDS encoding type I restriction-modification system subunit M, translating into MTWAYPVKPSLSDAMGTRHVITGELKSKIDRVWDAFWSGGISNPLEVIEQITYLLFIKRLDEMEERALKKRERFPNAQVTLRFGEDQQDLRWSNFKGRDPETMFKIVTHQVFPYLQALGGDGSTYSHHMRDARFTIPSPALLDRVVDMLDKIPMEDRDTKGDLYEYMLSKIATAGHNGQFRTSRHIIQLMVEMTAPTPADEICDPACGTAGFLVEAGEYVRRTHPNALLDAKQREHFHQSMFHGFDFDRTMLRIGSMNMLLHGVESPDIRYRDSLADNVSGESEKYSLILANPPFAGSLDYESTSKDLQRIVKTKKTELLFLALFLRLLKPGGRAAVIVPDGVLFGSSKAHKELRRILVEDQKLDGVVKLPSGTFKPYSGVSTAILLFTKTNSGGTDNVWFYEVTGDGWSLDDKRTPLLPADKLGPVPDVALTEDEHAKNNLPDALARWSRRNSDELQRARTKQSFCVPKADIVEQGYDLSLNCYKEVVHEDIEHRAPLDILADLERLESEIQQGMSDLKAMLR; encoded by the coding sequence ATGACGTGGGCATACCCTGTGAAGCCAAGCCTGAGCGACGCCATGGGGACGAGGCACGTGATAACCGGTGAACTGAAAAGCAAGATCGACCGCGTCTGGGATGCCTTCTGGTCGGGCGGCATCTCGAACCCGCTGGAGGTGATCGAACAGATCACCTACCTACTCTTCATCAAGCGGCTGGACGAGATGGAGGAGCGGGCGCTAAAGAAGCGGGAGCGCTTCCCGAATGCCCAGGTCACCCTCCGGTTCGGAGAGGATCAGCAGGATCTTCGCTGGTCCAATTTCAAGGGCCGGGACCCGGAGACGATGTTCAAGATCGTTACTCACCAGGTCTTCCCGTACCTCCAGGCCCTCGGCGGCGACGGATCGACGTACTCACACCACATGCGGGACGCCCGGTTCACCATCCCCAGCCCGGCGCTGCTCGACCGCGTGGTCGACATGCTCGACAAGATCCCGATGGAGGACCGGGACACCAAGGGTGATCTCTACGAGTACATGCTCAGCAAGATCGCCACGGCCGGGCACAACGGTCAGTTCCGGACATCCCGGCACATCATCCAACTCATGGTCGAGATGACGGCCCCGACGCCCGCCGACGAGATCTGCGACCCTGCCTGCGGCACCGCAGGCTTCCTGGTCGAGGCCGGAGAGTACGTCCGACGCACCCACCCGAACGCGCTGCTCGACGCGAAGCAGCGAGAACACTTCCACCAGAGCATGTTCCACGGCTTCGACTTCGACCGCACGATGCTGCGGATCGGCAGCATGAACATGCTGCTACACGGCGTGGAGAGCCCCGACATCCGCTACCGCGACTCGCTGGCCGACAACGTCAGCGGTGAGTCCGAGAAGTATTCGCTGATCCTGGCCAACCCGCCGTTCGCCGGCAGCCTCGACTACGAGAGCACGTCCAAAGACCTCCAGCGGATCGTCAAGACCAAGAAGACCGAACTACTCTTCCTCGCCCTCTTCCTCCGGCTCCTCAAGCCCGGCGGACGGGCGGCCGTCATCGTGCCGGACGGCGTGCTCTTCGGATCGAGCAAGGCGCACAAGGAGCTGCGTCGCATTCTGGTCGAGGATCAGAAACTTGACGGCGTGGTGAAGCTGCCCAGCGGCACCTTCAAGCCCTACTCGGGCGTCTCCACCGCGATCCTGCTCTTCACCAAGACCAACAGCGGCGGCACCGACAACGTCTGGTTCTACGAGGTGACCGGCGACGGCTGGAGCCTGGACGACAAGCGCACACCGCTGCTGCCCGCCGACAAGCTCGGGCCGGTGCCGGACGTGGCGCTGACCGAGGACGAGCACGCGAAGAACAACCTGCCGGACGCCTTGGCGCGATGGTCCCGCCGAAATAGCGACGAGTTGCAGCGAGCGCGGACCAAGCAGAGCTTCTGCGTGCCCAAGGCCGACATCGTCGAACAAGGCTACGACCTCAGCCTCAACTGCTACAAGGAAGTCGTCCACGAGGATATCGAGCACAGGGCACCGCTCGATATCCTGGCCGACCTGGAACGCCTGGAATCTGAGATTCAGCAGGGTATGTCCGACCTGAAGGCGATGCTTCGATGA
- a CDS encoding helix-turn-helix domain-containing protein, with the protein MFTTLEVDVARASGPTIARWQLGRELHRLREAAGVSHKEIAAELGCSESKVYKIESGDVGVSRADVIVMLTRYGVDDDRIRQTTLDLQRQGKERGWWAKFGQLPNPYSVYIGLESAATAVRNFELAAVPGLLQTERYARAIFDQQRMTEATAEREKRLQVRMARQACLTEEPLLNLWTIIDESALHREVGGREVLREQLLHLVEMSKRDNIDIQVLPYSEGAHPGMLGSVAILEFPEDVHTPVAYVESFAGDVYLERAEDMRRVTLAYTHLHSSALSSTKSRQLIAEVARRLA; encoded by the coding sequence GTGTTCACGACGCTGGAGGTAGACGTGGCGAGGGCAAGTGGCCCGACGATCGCGCGATGGCAGCTCGGCCGGGAGCTACACAGGCTCCGCGAGGCGGCTGGCGTGTCACATAAGGAGATCGCGGCAGAGCTCGGCTGCTCGGAGTCCAAGGTCTACAAAATCGAATCCGGCGATGTCGGCGTCAGCCGGGCCGACGTGATCGTGATGCTGACGCGGTACGGGGTCGACGACGACCGCATCCGGCAGACGACGCTGGATCTCCAACGACAAGGCAAGGAGCGCGGCTGGTGGGCGAAGTTCGGCCAACTTCCGAACCCGTACAGCGTCTACATCGGACTGGAGTCCGCCGCGACGGCGGTGCGGAACTTCGAGCTGGCCGCCGTGCCGGGCCTACTTCAGACGGAGCGGTACGCCCGAGCCATCTTTGATCAACAGCGGATGACTGAGGCGACAGCCGAGCGAGAGAAGCGTCTCCAGGTGCGGATGGCGCGACAGGCGTGCCTCACCGAGGAGCCACTGCTCAATCTCTGGACGATCATTGATGAAAGTGCACTCCACCGAGAGGTAGGCGGGCGTGAGGTGCTGCGGGAGCAACTCCTTCACCTGGTCGAGATGAGCAAGCGCGACAACATCGACATCCAGGTCTTGCCCTACAGCGAAGGAGCCCACCCGGGGATGCTCGGCTCGGTCGCCATCCTGGAGTTTCCGGAGGACGTGCACACCCCGGTCGCGTACGTCGAGAGCTTTGCTGGTGACGTGTATCTGGAGCGTGCCGAGGACATGCGCAGGGTTACCCTGGCGTATACACACCTGCACAGCTCGGCCCTCAGCTCAACGAAGTCCCGTCAGCTGATCGCCGAGGTGGCCAGGCGTCTGGCGTAG